The Scleropages formosus chromosome 11, fSclFor1.1, whole genome shotgun sequence genome window below encodes:
- the isl2a gene encoding insulin gene enhancer protein isl-2a, with the protein MVDIIFSSSFLGDMGDHSKKKSSIAMCVGCGSQIHDQYILRVSPDLEWHAACLKCAECSQYLDETCTCFVRDGKTYCKRDYVRLFGIKCATCGLGFSSSDLVMRARDSVYHIECFRCSVCSRQLLPGDEFSVRDDELLCRADHGLLLERSGAGSPESPGHVHPHRALHMAADPVSVRQAPHRTHAHKQSEKTTRVRTVLNEKQLHTLRTCYNANPRPDALMKEQLVEMTGLSPRVIRVWFQNKRCKDKKRSILMKQLQQQQHSDKTNLQGLTGTPLVAGSPIRHDNTVQGNPVEVQTYQPPWKALSEFALQSDLDQPAFQQLVSFSESGSLGNSSGSDVTSLSSQLPDTPNSMVPSPVET; encoded by the exons ATGGTGGATATTATCTTCAGCTCGTCTTTCTTGGGTGATATGGGGGATCATTCCAAAA AGAAGTCGAGCATCGCCATGTGTGTGGGCTGTGGAAGTCAGATCCACGACCAGTACATCCTGCGGGTCTCCCCGGACCTCGAGTGGCACGCGGCCTGTCTCAAGTGCGCCGAGTGCAGTCAGTACCTGGACGAGACGTGCACGTGCTTCGTGCGGGACGGCAAGACGTACTGCAAGCGGGATTATGTGCG GTTATTCGGTATCAAGTGTGCCACGTGCGGCCTGGGCTTCAGCAGCAGTGACCTGGTGATGCGGGCCCGGGACAGTGTGTACCACATCGAGTGCTTCCGCTGCTCCGTGTGCAGCCGCCAGCTGCTGCCCGGGGACGAGTTCTCGGTGCGGGACGACGAGCTGCTATGCCGTGCTGACCACGGGCTGCTGCTGGAGCGGAGCGGGGCCGGGAGCCCCGAGAGCCCGGGACACGTGCATCCGCACAGGGCGCTGCACATGGCCG CGGACCCGGTGTCCGTGAGACAGGCGCCCCACCGGACGCACGCGCACAAGCAGTCGGAGAAGACGACCCGCGTGCGAACGGTGCTCAACGAGAAGCAGCTGCACACTCTGCGCACGTGCTACAACGCGAACCCGCGGCCGGACGCGCTCATGAAGGAGCAGCTCGTGGAGATGACGGGCCTGAGCCCGCGGGTCATCCGCGTGTGGTTCCAGAACAAGCGCTGCAAGGACAAAAAGAGGAGCATCCTTatgaagcagctgcagcagcagcagcacagcgacAAAACC AACCTCCAGGGACTCACAGGTACTCCGCTGGTAGCAGGTAGTCCAATCAGACATGACAACACCGTTCAAGGGAACCCAGTGGAGGTACAAACCTACCAGCCTCCTTGGAAAGCCCTGAGTGAGTTTGCCTTGCAGAGTGACCTGGACCAGCCTGCCTTCCAGCAACTG GTGTCTTTTTCAGAATCGGGTTCCTTGGGTAATTCCTCGGGCAGTGATGTGACCTCCTTGTCATCGCAGCTACCCGACACTCCAAATAGTATGGTGCCGAGCCCTGTGGAGACGTGA